GAGCCGCGTGAACATAGCCACTAACCAGATCACATTCCGCAATATTGCTCGCATCGAGTTTTTgtgataaaactattatttcgcAAATTATTTTAACCTTGGACACGCCTTTCCCAAATGATTTCCCGTTGATTTGGGCGAAAAACAACTAAATTTCCAATAATTTTCTGCTAACTATACGCTGAacctattttaatttgttattaacaaaatataatgtcataaattataataatagtggcATTAAATtgcgtaaataattaaatgtaacagcaataataaataataattgttaaatttatctgCTAACTATACAGAACTTGACTTGTGTGTAAGcaagttaaaaatgtatgtttgcaccataaacaaaataatagatctattatattgtttatggtGCAAAATGCTATCGGCAAACACATATTCAATGAGGTAATTCTAATTAAAGTAAACTATAATAAAGGAACTGAACAATGATTAAAATAGAGTTAAGGTTGGtgctaattattattcttttccTTCCttcttaatcaataaaaaatcacGACATTATAACAATCTATCTTATGTATGTAACAGAATGCCTATATTTGGTCATGAATCTCAATAACTTACTGCTAgtgattgtaataataattaagtcaaCTTCCTGATAcaatttccttattttttatttctatatcaagacaaaagaaaaatgagattaatttatttttacattatacaatataaatatttattcttattgtgGATAGAACAATGGAATTTTAATGACAGATTGCACATTCTAACTCCAACAAGCTCCacaaagtttttatatctttaatttatgattataattaatttcacactTGttgtagtcgagatggcccagtggttagaacatgtgcatcttaaccgatgattgcgggttcaaacccaggcaagcaccgctgattcatgtgcttaatttgtgtttataattgatctcgtgctcagcggtgaaggaaaacatcctgaatgtgataaatttcatagaaattctgccacatgtgtattccaccaacccgaattggaacagtgtggtggaatatgttccaaaccttctcgtcaaagggagaggaggcctttagccgagcagtgggaatttacaggctgttgttgtttttgtttgttgtttggtAGAAGAAAATTGTGTTAGGATAACTGCATGAATCAAATGAATACCAGCCTGTATTGGAACAGGAAACAGTTTGGAATTAATTTAGTTATGTTCATATTGCTCACCAAGTTCAGTGCCAGTATTGTAGTCAAACTTGTACACCTTGAGATCCTCCCCGCCGCATACAAATGTGGCTCGACTTGGGGCAAGTGAGGCAGAGAAACATTTAGTCGGCACGGGGAACTCGCGCATCTTACGCATCGTGTCTGACGAGTAGAATGAGACATTGGtacctgaaattaaaaaataaaacaaacatattcaATTACTAAGTTAATTACACATGTCCTGTTAATTCACCTATGTTTTTggagtatacatttttatttattgttttcaaacaaatatacattcacagttttttaaatcatatgtGCATATGGCCAAATGGGCTATTAGAACATTGGTACTATAAGAAAAATAACCACGGACTATAATAAACAAACTGAGGCATATTTAAATCGTACTGGTAGTCCGTAAGATTGCTATATTCAAACATACAAGTATAGACTCTCACCATGTGCTACGGTCAATACTGCTCCATCTCTTGATAATTCTAAACTGTTAGGTATTGTTGTAAATTCGATTTTGTGGACCTcctgaaaatttaaaaacatgtaaaatataagtattgctAGTAGTGGTGACAAATTGGaaaaattacattcaatttatttgCTATCAATAATGTTTTGCTAGATAGCAgcattcaaaatattaacatacatagTCTGtcttaactaaaactaaaactaaattaatttataactacaatACCAATTGGATTAAATTTTTGCAtgacaataatattagtattaaaatgaataatataaaacctcacCTGGCCGCTTGTGCGATCCCAGACGCGCATCGTAAGGTCATCACTAACACTCACTATACGCGAGTTGTGCAAAAAGACAGCATGCCTTATGCTGCTTGTGTGCGCACTTATTTTTTCAAGGGCTACAAATTACAAGAGTTTGACATTTAGCTTTTTtcatggcttttatttgtgtaatAGGGCACAAGGTAACCAATTACAGTATAATTTTTGTAAGAAATGATCGTAATGAATCCAAATAAGACTGAATTGTTAATACAATTGCGTCAACAGCCCTGTCTTAAACAAAACAACCGTCCGAATATCTCTCGCTTCTACAACCTGCATACGAAAGATTTTTGAGAGAGCTGAGGTGCCACAGGCTGTATACAATCATTAAagaattgcattttttttcgCACCCCGCATTGATTAAGACGGGACCTTGCTTTCAAAGAAGTCACAATCACATGCAATGCATTTACATATAACCATAAAAGGTCTAAATTCGaacttgttttgatttaaaattttatcttttaggaattaaaattaatatataaaattcttacATCCTGCATCTGGCTTGTTAAGATCAAATACTCGTATTATCTTCTCATTGCTAGCAGTCAGCAGAAGAGTGTCATCAGCATTAAAGTTGACGCTTTTCACTATGTGTTCGTGATCAAACGTATGCACCACTTCACCATATCGCGCGTCCCATAATTTAGctgtaaaacaaatttatgtGTAAAAAACAAAGTGTTTCATAACaaacatgtaatataaattatttattcatgtagattataaaaattattaagactGTTTAACTAAGagcttattaattttgttaacataaatttacttaaaataaaaataacctgtAAAATCAGCTGCTCCACTAGCGGCTAAATTTGCATTTTGTGTTAAAGCTACCCCCCACACTGCACCTTTGTGGCCCTCAAATGTTCCAATCCAATCTCCAGTTTCACCTTGTCTCAGCATAGGCTTGCCATCTACAGGGGAACAAATTATGTGTAACATATGCATTATGTATAGATAGTGACTTTGAAACATAGTGAAGGCAATTTGTTACTATAAACAAGGTTATTGTGATTGGACACAAGAAAATTATAGGTATTGattctaaatatattgaaagtggatatagcatttttattaataatcatgttACTTAATACATTATGGCTACTGGTACATCTGTTGGTATTTTGTTTGCTAAGTTTGCTGGTTTTGGAAAAAAATGATATACAGTTGAACTTCTGTAAGTTCAATGACAAGGGAGATGTCAAAACTTTGTGTTATTAAGTTTTCAATCCCTATATAAATAGGGTTTCACTTAGCTAGATTTTGTAAGAACATTCGACTTTTAGATTAATTACAgctaattttaagttattgattattttagtatcaagagagtttagattttaagaaACCTCTGAAATATACACTGAGGCTTGAAGTTCCCTTCAAAAAATGCCCATGAAATGTCATATTCACTTGACTTATTCATTAGTTAGTCTtacaaaagttttttaaaagtcCACAAAGATTGATTGAACCAAAAAATTTATAATCactagaatattattaaaaaaaataaagaataaagagtaaaaattacaaaacataatatagtaaatgATGATCTATACAGGATCAAAtcataatgtttttgtttaaatgtttatattactagttagacacaaataataaaagtatgttaATTTTTGGCATAAatgaaaagataattaaaacaacaatctCCTCAAACTAGATTCTAATCAGAATATAATACTAGAAAGGTATGTATGCGGTCTTTTCGATCCATCATTCCTATATATTCAGCAACAtaacgtaaaattttatatcctcTACAtaatctttatctttatttacacaaataacaAGTTTAACAGATGGTAGCCCTCATATTATGAGTTAAGGTCAACCATAGTAACAAAAGCaatgaaacaatttttaaaccatgacaaatattttaaagtcttTCCTTGTATGCTACAATGAAAGTAACTAATGTTTACTTAACATTCTATGCTGTAAACATTAATGTCAAGATTTGTTTTATACCTTGAAGAAATACAAGGTGACCCAGAATATATAGAAGAAATGTCAACAAGCTTTATGTAAAAGAAATAAAGGCTTGACCCTAGAGATTTTGTATTTGCAATAAGAATGTAAGTCATGTCCAAGCCACAAGAATAAAAAGCACAACTTGTCTATCAAGGTAAGCTACCGCCGCGAGGAAATACACGAACGGAAACTCAAGGCACTTCCTGCAAGTCCGGAAAGAGAAGGTCATTACAGCCTTAGCAGAAATTACATTTCACGAACTGActtacacaaaacaaaaaaaatgaaggCCTTTCGAATATCTCTTTACGCCTAACATCTGTCGCGTGAATCCCAAACAAATACGCCCAAACACACTTGCAAGTCTTCCACCTACATGTAGGCCAAGGCAAAAGGGCACCCCGAGTGCAAAGCAATAATTAAACTTACCTTTACAGGCCGAAATCAAAAAATATCCATCTTTTGTAACGTCACTGAAGTCCAAATGTACAACTGGTCTAGTATGGCCACCACATGTGAGAGGAACTTGTTTGAAAGTTgtcattttttgtttgaaatttttagTTTGTTgtacttttgtaaaataaaactagttactttaaaaattaacctAATGAGTCTGATCGTTCTGAATGTTGACAATCGACTGACGGCAAAATGCATTGAGGTGTTGCTACAGGTGTCTACATTATTTGCAAAtcacaactttttttatattctttattttttttatataagcacCTACCTACACAAACAATTACATTTTAGAGTGCTAATCTCattgataaattattcatatttttcgatttaaatATCCACCAAACAAAGTACAACAAAGAATAGATTTTTACACTATAATATACGAAAAAGTGATATTGATTTATCTTACaaatacgttaaaaaaataaatttaaattttggaattatttgtgtatagagatataaaatattaagattaatataaattttactgattatttattcttctattataattgttttaattaatttattatattatacatccctatattattataaagtattaacaaAACGATATATAGATTCTCATAACAAAATcatcaatttgttttataaagggtaatgaatttcaaaaaacgaatgaaattttaaacattacggcttaatttacttttgtattattCTTATACACATTagcgatttatttaaaaaataatacttttcttGTTGGTAATACTACGATTATATCTTATGCTTATCTATATTTTTCGCTAGAATAGTATTATTGACGTGTTGTTTCATGTTTGTCTACGTCGCCTTGTCAAGAGTAAATTTAGTGTCAagatattaactaaacaaaTCAGTTTTCTAGACTTATAAAATGGATATTTTTACGTCTATCCCAACCCATATAGACTACGTTGGACAAGCAAAAGCAGAAAAACTTTACAGAGctattataacattattc
This window of the Vanessa cardui chromosome 5, ilVanCard2.1, whole genome shotgun sequence genome carries:
- the LOC124529638 gene encoding serine-threonine kinase receptor-associated protein, with the protein product MTTFKQVPLTCGGHTRPVVHLDFSDVTKDGYFLISACKDGKPMLRQGETGDWIGTFEGHKGAVWGVALTQNANLAASGAADFTAKLWDARYGEVVHTFDHEHIVKSVNFNADDTLLLTASNEKIIRVFDLNKPDAGSLEKISAHTSSIRHAVFLHNSRIVSVSDDLTMRVWDRTSGQEVHKIEFTTIPNSLELSRDGAVLTVAHGTNVSFYSSDTMRKMREFPVPTKCFSASLAPSRATFVCGGEDLKVYKFDYNTGTELESNKGHFGPVHCVRWSPDGELYATGSEDGTVRLWQAVPGRVYGLWRRSNEHQPIANGFKEVAAN